A genome region from Dickeya dadantii NCPPB 898 includes the following:
- the glnG gene encoding nitrogen regulation protein NR(I) codes for MQRGIVWIVDDDSSIRWVLERALTGAGLTCATFDNGTQALNALTTQTPDVLLSDIRMPGMDGLALLQQIKQRHPMLPVIIMTAHSDLDAAVSAYQQGAFDYLPKPFDIDEAVALVERAISHYMEQQQPVRSQPISGPTTDIIGEAPAMQDVFRIIGRLSRSSISVLINGESGTGKELVAHALHRHSPRAKAPFIALNMAAIPKDLIESELFGHEKGAFTGANQIRQGRFEQADGGTLFLDEIGDMPLDVQTRLLRVLADGQFYRVGGYAAVKVDVRIIAATHQNLELRVQEGKFREDLFHRLNVIRVHLPPLRERREDIPRLARYFLQATARELGVEPKNLHPETEAALTRLPWPGNVRQLENTCRWLTVMAAGQEVLIQDLPPELFETTAPDATVHVMPDSWATLLAQWADRALRSGHQNLLAEAQPEMERTLLTTALRHTQGHKQEAARLLGWGRNTLTRKLKELGME; via the coding sequence ATGCAACGAGGGATAGTCTGGATTGTCGATGACGATAGCTCCATCCGTTGGGTGCTTGAACGTGCGCTTACCGGGGCGGGCTTAACCTGCGCAACCTTTGATAACGGCACTCAGGCGTTAAATGCGCTGACCACCCAAACGCCGGATGTACTGCTGTCGGATATCCGCATGCCCGGCATGGACGGGTTAGCGTTGCTGCAACAGATTAAACAGCGTCACCCCATGCTGCCGGTCATCATCATGACCGCCCATTCCGATTTGGACGCCGCGGTCAGCGCCTATCAGCAAGGGGCGTTCGATTATCTGCCCAAACCGTTTGATATCGACGAAGCGGTGGCGCTGGTTGAGCGCGCCATCAGCCATTACATGGAACAACAGCAACCGGTGCGCAGTCAGCCTATTAGCGGGCCGACCACCGATATCATCGGCGAAGCGCCGGCCATGCAGGACGTATTCAGGATTATCGGCCGGCTTTCCCGTTCGTCGATTAGCGTGCTGATCAATGGCGAGTCCGGCACCGGTAAAGAACTGGTGGCTCATGCGCTGCACCGCCACAGTCCACGCGCCAAAGCGCCGTTTATCGCGCTGAATATGGCGGCCATTCCCAAAGATCTGATCGAGTCGGAACTGTTCGGCCATGAAAAAGGCGCGTTTACCGGCGCCAATCAGATTCGACAAGGGCGTTTCGAACAGGCTGACGGCGGCACGCTGTTTCTCGATGAAATCGGCGACATGCCGCTGGATGTGCAAACCCGCCTGCTGCGCGTGCTGGCCGATGGTCAGTTCTATCGCGTCGGCGGCTATGCGGCAGTGAAGGTGGACGTGCGTATCATCGCCGCCACTCATCAGAATCTGGAGTTACGGGTTCAGGAAGGCAAATTCCGCGAAGACCTGTTCCACCGTCTGAACGTGATTCGCGTCCATTTACCGCCGCTGCGCGAACGCCGGGAAGACATTCCGCGTCTGGCGCGCTACTTCCTGCAGGCGACCGCCAGAGAGCTGGGGGTGGAGCCGAAAAACCTGCACCCGGAAACCGAAGCGGCGCTAACCCGCCTGCCCTGGCCGGGTAACGTGCGTCAGTTGGAGAATACCTGCCGCTGGCTGACCGTGATGGCCGCCGGACAGGAAGTCCTGATTCAGGACCTGCCGCCGGAACTGTTTGAAACCACCGCGCCGGATGCCACCGTGCATGTCATGCCCGACAGCTGGGCTACGTTGCTGGCGCAGTGGGCCGATCGCGCGCTGCGTTCCGGTCATCAAAACCTGCTGGCCGAAGCGCAGCCGGAAATGGAACGCACGCTGCTGACAACCGCGTTACGCCATACGCAGGGGCACAAACAGGAAGCGGCAAGGCTACTCGGTTGGGGGCGAAATACCCTGACGCGCAAGCTAAAGGAACTGGGCATGGAGTAG
- the glnL gene encoding nitrogen regulation protein NR(II), with protein sequence MATGTLPDAGQILNSLINSILLLDKDLAIHYSNPAAQQLLAQSSRKLSGTPLPELLGYFSLNLDLMRESLDSGQGFTDNEVTLVVDGRAHIMSLTAQRIQHDFILLEMAPMDNQRRLSQEQLQHAQQQAARDLVRGLAHEIKNPLGGLRGAAQLLSKALPDPALMEYTKVIIEQADRLRNLVDRLLGPQQPGLHVTQSIHQVAERVFQLVSMEKADNVTLVRDYDPSLPELMHDPDQIEQVLLNITRNAMQALGEEGGTITIRTRTAFQLTLHGVRYRLVARIDIEDDGPGVPAHLQDTLFYPMVSGREGGTGLGLSIARNLIDQHSGKIEFNSWPGHTEFSVYLPIRQ encoded by the coding sequence ATGGCAACAGGCACGCTGCCCGATGCTGGGCAGATCCTCAATTCTTTAATAAACAGCATCTTATTGCTGGATAAAGATCTGGCTATCCACTACTCCAACCCGGCGGCGCAACAACTTCTGGCCCAAAGCTCACGCAAACTGTCTGGAACGCCACTGCCGGAGTTGCTCGGTTACTTTTCGTTGAATCTCGACTTGATGCGGGAAAGTCTCGACTCGGGGCAAGGCTTTACCGATAACGAAGTCACCCTCGTGGTGGATGGCCGGGCGCATATCATGTCGCTGACGGCACAGCGCATTCAGCACGACTTTATCCTGCTGGAAATGGCGCCGATGGATAACCAACGCCGTCTCAGCCAGGAACAACTGCAACACGCGCAACAGCAGGCCGCTCGCGACCTGGTGCGCGGTCTGGCGCATGAAATCAAGAACCCGCTCGGCGGCCTGCGCGGCGCGGCGCAGCTACTGTCCAAAGCGCTGCCGGACCCGGCGCTGATGGAATACACCAAGGTGATTATCGAACAGGCCGATCGCTTGCGTAATCTGGTTGACCGTCTGCTCGGCCCGCAACAGCCCGGCCTGCACGTCACGCAAAGCATTCACCAGGTGGCCGAACGGGTATTCCAGCTGGTGTCGATGGAAAAAGCGGACAACGTGACGCTGGTGCGTGACTACGACCCCAGCCTGCCGGAACTGATGCACGACCCGGATCAGATAGAACAGGTACTGCTGAACATTACCCGCAATGCCATGCAGGCGCTGGGGGAAGAAGGCGGCACCATCACCATCCGCACCCGTACCGCGTTTCAGCTGACGCTGCATGGCGTGCGTTACCGTCTGGTCGCCCGTATCGACATCGAAGACGATGGTCCCGGCGTGCCTGCTCATCTGCAGGATACGCTGTTCTATCCAATGGTGAGCGGCCGCGAAGGCGGCACTGGGCTGGGCTTATCGATTGCCCGCAACCTTATCGATCAACATTCCGGAAAAATTGAATTTAACAGTTGGCCAGGTCATACCGAATTCTCGGTTTATCTGCCCATTCGCCAGTGA
- the glnA gene encoding glutamate--ammonia ligase: MSVEHVLTMLNEHEVKFVDLRFTDTKGKEQHVTIPAHQVNADFFEDGKMFDGSSIGGWKGINESDMVLMPDATTAVLDPFFEESTLIIRCDILEPGTMQGYDRDPRSIAKRAEDFLRSSGIADTVLFGPEPEFFLFDDVRFGSSISGSHVAIDDIEGAWNSSTKYEDGNKGHRPAVKGGYFPVPPVDSAQDLRSAMCLTMEQMGLVVEAHHHEVATAGQNEVATRFNTMTKKADEIQIYKYVVHNVAHAFGKTATFMPKPMFGDNGSGMHCHMSLAKDGTNLFSGDKYGGLSETALYYIGGVIKHAKAINALSNPTTNSYKRLVPGYEAPVMLAYSARNRSASIRIPVVSSPKARRIEVRFPDPAANPYLCFAALLMAGLDGIINKIHPGDAMDKNLYDLPPEEAKEIPTVAGSLEEALNALNADREFLTRGGVFTDDAIDAYIELRIAENDRVRMTPHPVEFELYYSV; encoded by the coding sequence ATGTCAGTAGAACACGTTTTGACGATGCTGAATGAACATGAGGTGAAGTTTGTTGACCTTCGCTTCACGGACACCAAAGGTAAAGAACAGCACGTCACTATTCCGGCCCACCAGGTTAATGCTGACTTCTTCGAAGACGGCAAAATGTTTGATGGTTCCTCGATTGGCGGCTGGAAAGGCATCAACGAATCCGACATGGTGTTAATGCCGGACGCAACTACTGCGGTTCTGGATCCGTTCTTCGAAGAATCGACCCTGATCATCCGTTGTGACATTCTGGAACCGGGCACCATGCAGGGCTATGACCGCGACCCGCGCTCCATCGCCAAACGCGCTGAAGACTTCCTGCGCTCTTCCGGCATCGCCGATACCGTGCTGTTCGGGCCTGAGCCGGAATTCTTCCTGTTCGATGACGTGCGTTTCGGCAGCAGCATCTCCGGTTCCCACGTTGCTATCGACGACATCGAAGGCGCCTGGAACTCCAGCACCAAATACGAAGACGGCAACAAAGGCCACCGTCCGGCTGTGAAAGGCGGTTACTTCCCGGTTCCGCCGGTAGATTCTGCGCAGGACCTGCGTTCCGCCATGTGTCTGACCATGGAGCAGATGGGCCTGGTCGTTGAAGCGCATCACCACGAAGTAGCGACCGCTGGTCAGAACGAAGTGGCTACCCGCTTCAACACCATGACCAAGAAAGCCGACGAAATCCAGATCTACAAATATGTCGTGCACAACGTGGCGCACGCCTTCGGCAAAACCGCAACCTTCATGCCGAAACCGATGTTCGGTGATAACGGTTCCGGTATGCACTGCCACATGTCTCTGGCTAAAGACGGTACTAACCTGTTCTCCGGCGACAAATACGGCGGCCTGTCCGAAACTGCGCTGTACTACATCGGCGGTGTGATCAAACACGCTAAAGCCATCAACGCGCTGTCCAACCCGACCACCAACTCCTACAAGCGTCTGGTTCCGGGTTACGAAGCGCCGGTTATGCTGGCTTACTCCGCTCGTAACCGTTCTGCTTCTATCCGTATTCCGGTGGTATCCAGCCCGAAAGCTCGCCGTATCGAAGTGCGCTTCCCGGACCCGGCCGCCAACCCGTACCTGTGCTTCGCCGCACTGCTGATGGCCGGTCTGGACGGCATCATCAACAAGATTCACCCGGGCGATGCCATGGACAAGAACCTGTACGATCTGCCGCCGGAAGAAGCGAAAGAGATCCCGACCGTAGCCGGCTCTCTGGAAGAAGCGCTGAACGCCCTGAATGCAGACCGCGAGTTCCTGACCCGTGGCGGCGTATTCACCGACGACGCGATCGATGCTTACATCGAACTGCGTATCGCTGAAAACGACCGTGTTCGCATGACGCCGCATCCGGTTGAGTTCGAACTGTACTACAGCGTGTAA
- the typA gene encoding ribosome-dependent GTPase TypA: protein MIENLRNIAIIAHVDHGKTTLVDKLLQQSGTLGERNEATERVMDSNDLEKERGITILAKNTAINWNDYRINIVDTPGHADFGGEVERVMSMVDSVLLLVDAMDGPMPQTRFVTQKAFAYGLKPIVVINKVDRPGARPDWVVDQVFDLFVNLGATDEQLDFPIVYASALNGIAGLDHNDMAEDMTPLFEAIVKHVEAPNVDLNGPFQMQISQLDYNNYVGVIGIGRIKRGVVKPNQQVSIIDSEGKVRNGKVSQVLGHLGLQRIESTLAEAGDIIAITGLGELNISDTICETSCVEALPALSVDEPTVTMYFCVNTSPFCGKEGKYVTSRQILDRLRKELVHNVALRVEETEDPDAFRVSGRGELHLSVLIENMRREGFELAVSRPKVIFRTIDGRRQEPFEQVTVDIEEQHQGSVMEALGLRKGEMRDMIPDGKGRVRLDYVIPSRGLIGFRTDFMTMTSGTGLLYSTFSHYDDIRPGEIGQRQNGVLISNGQGKAVAYALFSLQDRGKLFLGHGAEVYEGQIIGIHTRSNDLTVNCLTGKKLTNMRASGTDEATVLVPPVKMTLEQALEFIDDDELVEVTPTSIRLRKRHLTENDRRRANRSAKDE from the coding sequence GTGATCGAAAATTTGCGTAACATCGCTATTATTGCGCACGTTGACCATGGAAAAACTACCCTGGTCGACAAGCTGCTGCAACAGTCCGGTACGTTGGGTGAGCGTAACGAAGCCACCGAACGTGTTATGGACTCCAATGACTTGGAAAAAGAGCGCGGAATTACCATCCTCGCCAAAAACACCGCCATCAACTGGAACGACTACCGCATCAATATCGTGGATACCCCGGGACACGCCGACTTCGGCGGCGAGGTAGAACGCGTGATGTCCATGGTGGACTCTGTACTGCTGCTGGTAGACGCGATGGACGGCCCAATGCCGCAGACGCGTTTCGTGACCCAGAAAGCTTTTGCCTATGGCCTGAAGCCGATCGTTGTCATCAACAAGGTTGACCGCCCTGGCGCGCGTCCTGACTGGGTGGTCGATCAGGTCTTCGACCTGTTCGTGAATCTGGGTGCCACCGATGAGCAGCTGGACTTCCCGATCGTTTATGCGTCCGCGCTGAACGGCATCGCCGGTCTGGATCATAACGATATGGCGGAAGACATGACTCCGCTGTTCGAAGCCATCGTGAAACACGTTGAAGCGCCGAATGTCGACCTCAACGGCCCGTTCCAGATGCAGATCTCCCAGTTGGATTACAACAACTACGTTGGCGTTATCGGCATCGGCCGTATCAAACGCGGCGTGGTGAAACCGAACCAGCAGGTCAGCATCATCGACAGCGAAGGCAAGGTACGTAACGGTAAAGTGAGCCAGGTACTGGGTCATCTGGGCCTGCAACGTATCGAAAGCACACTGGCTGAAGCTGGCGACATCATCGCCATCACCGGCCTGGGCGAGCTGAACATTTCCGACACTATCTGCGAAACGTCCTGCGTGGAAGCGTTGCCGGCGCTGTCGGTAGATGAGCCGACTGTGACCATGTATTTCTGCGTTAACACCTCGCCGTTCTGCGGCAAGGAAGGCAAATACGTCACGTCCCGTCAGATTCTGGATCGCCTGCGCAAAGAACTGGTGCACAACGTGGCGCTGCGTGTGGAAGAAACGGAAGACCCGGATGCGTTCCGCGTGTCCGGCCGTGGCGAACTGCATCTGTCTGTTCTGATCGAGAACATGCGTCGTGAAGGTTTCGAACTGGCGGTATCCCGCCCGAAAGTTATCTTCCGCACCATCGATGGCCGCCGTCAGGAGCCGTTCGAGCAGGTGACCGTGGATATCGAAGAGCAGCATCAGGGCTCGGTGATGGAAGCGCTGGGTCTGCGCAAAGGCGAAATGCGTGACATGATTCCGGACGGCAAAGGTCGCGTACGTCTGGATTACGTGATCCCGAGCCGTGGTCTGATCGGCTTCCGTACCGATTTCATGACCATGACTTCCGGTACCGGTCTGCTGTACTCCACGTTCAGTCACTATGATGACATCCGTCCGGGTGAAATCGGCCAGCGTCAGAATGGCGTACTGATCTCCAATGGTCAGGGTAAAGCGGTTGCCTATGCGCTGTTCAGTCTGCAAGATCGCGGCAAACTGTTCCTGGGCCACGGTGCCGAAGTGTACGAAGGCCAGATCATCGGTATTCATACCCGTTCCAACGACCTGACGGTTAACTGTCTGACCGGTAAGAAGCTGACCAACATGCGTGCTTCCGGTACTGACGAAGCTACCGTACTGGTGCCGCCGGTGAAAATGACGCTGGAGCAGGCGCTGGAGTTCATCGATGACGACGAACTGGTTGAAGTTACGCCGACCTCTATCCGTCTGCGTAAACGTCACCTGACGGAAAACGATCGTCGTCGTGCGAACCGCTCCGCCAAGGACGAATAA
- the yihX gene encoding glucose-1-phosphatase — protein MLYIFDLGNVVIDIDFNRVVGVWSSLSGAPLAALRERFVLGNTFEQHERGEISDEEFASRLCNELGITLSFEQFSTGWQAIFIGVRKDVIDIMHRLRQEGHRVVILSNTNRLHCQFWPGEYPEVQQAVDRLYLSQDIGQRKPEAAIYHHVLREEGVDASEALFFDDNAANVDAANALGIRSILVSDRQVVPDFFASQVFKQES, from the coding sequence ATGCTGTATATCTTTGATTTAGGTAATGTGGTGATTGATATTGATTTCAATCGTGTTGTGGGGGTGTGGAGCAGTCTGAGCGGCGCGCCGCTGGCAGCGCTGCGTGAACGTTTTGTTCTGGGGAACACCTTTGAACAGCATGAGCGCGGTGAAATCAGCGATGAGGAGTTTGCGTCGCGACTGTGTAATGAACTGGGGATTACGCTCAGTTTTGAGCAGTTCTCGACCGGTTGGCAGGCAATTTTCATAGGTGTACGCAAAGATGTGATCGATATCATGCATCGTTTGCGGCAGGAAGGGCATCGCGTGGTAATACTCTCCAATACCAATCGCTTGCACTGTCAATTCTGGCCGGGTGAATACCCTGAAGTTCAGCAAGCCGTGGACCGGCTTTATCTGTCGCAGGATATCGGCCAGCGCAAACCGGAGGCGGCGATTTATCACCATGTTCTGCGTGAAGAAGGCGTTGACGCCAGCGAGGCGCTCTTTTTTGACGACAATGCCGCCAATGTGGACGCGGCGAATGCATTGGGCATCCGTTCTATTCTGGTTAGCGATCGGCAGGTGGTGCCGGATTTTTTTGCCAGTCAGGTTTTTAAGCAGGAGTCGTAA
- the dtd gene encoding D-aminoacyl-tRNA deacylase, translated as MIALIQRVSGASVAVDGAIVGEIDHGLLVLLGVEQDDDEQKAARLCEKVIGYRIFSDDNGKMNLNVQQAGGSLLVVSQFTLAADTQKGMRPSFSRGAAPAEADRLYQYFVGQCRERGLTTETGRFAADMKVSLVNDGPVTFWLQV; from the coding sequence ATGATCGCATTAATTCAGCGGGTATCCGGCGCGAGCGTGGCGGTAGACGGCGCGATAGTCGGGGAAATTGATCACGGGCTGCTGGTATTGCTGGGCGTAGAGCAGGACGACGACGAACAGAAGGCGGCCCGTTTATGCGAAAAGGTGATCGGCTATCGGATTTTCAGTGATGACAACGGCAAGATGAATCTGAACGTTCAGCAAGCCGGCGGCAGTTTGCTGGTGGTGTCGCAGTTTACGCTGGCGGCGGATACGCAAAAGGGCATGCGCCCCAGCTTTTCCCGCGGCGCGGCGCCTGCCGAAGCCGATCGACTGTATCAGTATTTTGTCGGCCAGTGTCGTGAGCGTGGGCTGACGACGGAAACCGGCCGGTTTGCCGCGGACATGAAAGTATCTCTGGTAAATGATGGGCCGGTAACCTTCTGGTTGCAGGTCTAG
- the fabY gene encoding fatty acid biosynthesis protein FabY: MYYLRVPESAEELDAYYQFRWEMLRKPLHQPLGSERDAYDALAHHQTIVDGHGKLVAVGRLSINADNEASIRFLAVHPDVQRKGLGTLMAMALESVARQEGVKRVVCSAREDAMAFFSRLGFVNQGEITTPMTTPVRHFLMIKPVATLDDILHRPDWCGQLQQAWYNHIPLSEKMGVRISQYTGQKFITTMPETGNQNPHHTLFAGSMFSLATLTGWGLIWLLLRERQLGGTIILADAHIRYSTPVTGRPSAVADLGSLSGDLDRLARGRKARVQLQVELFGNDKKGAVFEGIYIVLPPDPNELLEQGGSAIR; the protein is encoded by the coding sequence ATGTATTACCTGAGAGTGCCTGAAAGCGCCGAAGAGCTGGATGCTTATTACCAGTTCCGCTGGGAAATGTTGCGTAAACCGCTGCATCAGCCGCTCGGTTCCGAACGGGATGCCTATGATGCGTTAGCGCACCATCAAACCATTGTCGATGGGCACGGAAAGCTGGTCGCGGTAGGGCGTCTCTCTATTAATGCCGACAATGAAGCCTCGATCCGGTTTCTGGCGGTGCACCCTGACGTACAGCGCAAGGGCCTGGGGACGCTAATGGCGATGGCGCTGGAGTCGGTCGCACGTCAGGAAGGCGTGAAGCGGGTGGTGTGTAGCGCCCGCGAAGATGCAATGGCGTTTTTCTCCCGCCTTGGCTTTGTCAATCAGGGGGAAATCACCACGCCGATGACCACGCCGGTACGCCATTTTTTGATGATTAAACCGGTGGCGACGCTGGATGACATTCTGCATCGTCCGGACTGGTGTGGTCAGTTGCAGCAGGCGTGGTACAACCACATTCCTCTCAGCGAAAAAATGGGTGTACGCATCAGTCAGTACACCGGACAGAAGTTTATTACCACCATGCCGGAGACGGGGAACCAGAACCCGCATCATACGTTGTTCGCCGGCAGCATGTTCTCGCTGGCGACGCTGACCGGATGGGGCTTGATCTGGCTGCTACTGCGCGAGCGGCAACTGGGCGGCACTATTATTCTGGCGGATGCGCATATCCGCTACAGTACGCCGGTGACCGGTCGCCCCAGCGCGGTGGCGGATTTGGGGTCGCTGAGCGGCGATCTGGATCGGCTGGCGCGCGGGCGCAAAGCACGGGTGCAATTGCAGGTGGAACTGTTTGGTAATGATAAAAAAGGCGCGGTGTTTGAAGGTATCTACATCGTGCTGCCGCCGGATCCTAATGAATTGCTGGAACAGGGCGGTTCTGCCATTCGCTAA
- a CDS encoding AsmA family protein has protein sequence MKLIGKLLLTLLLLALLAVVVLYVLAQTEWGARHISQWVNQRTEYQVSFRKMAHDWSSPGRIQLLDVSFGHKDQPVTLVAQSVAMGFSVRQITEPRHFSSLMLEGGTLNLGQTGFTLPIEADVLQLKAMALHAQDGDWRLRGEQVTGGITPWQPEPGYLLGKKAAFQLSAHSLLLNDLPASKVLVQGQFNNQQLTLENFGADVARGELTGNASRAEDGSWLVNNLRLSNVRLQTRQSMADFWQPVTRLPAVTVNRFDLIDARIEGQNWAFTDLDVTLQNVTFRQNDWQSDDGSLSFNATDIVNGNMHLVDPIVSLDLSKQGVNIKQFSTRWEGGLLRTSGNWQRSNQRLTLDELVVAGMEYTLPADWRQRWQQTLPDWLAEVELRKFTANHNLLIDINPAFPFQLTALDGVGSNLLLARNHQWGVWQGALTLNASDATFNKVDVRRPSLALNANDNQITLTDLSAFTQSGLLEAKAVIAQQPARAFTLDLTGKAVAFDVLTRWGWPVPATTPTGNTNLQLHLNGRLEAASPLRPTLNGTLQGIDSAGHAISQAMHQGTTADSAPATSTPPPAPAAPAAQP, from the coding sequence ATGAAACTTATCGGGAAACTTCTTCTCACACTGCTGTTACTGGCGCTGCTGGCTGTAGTGGTGCTGTATGTACTAGCCCAGACTGAATGGGGCGCCAGACATATCAGTCAGTGGGTTAATCAACGCACCGAATACCAGGTGTCATTCAGAAAAATGGCGCATGACTGGTCCTCCCCCGGGCGCATTCAATTGTTGGACGTCAGTTTCGGTCATAAAGATCAACCCGTTACACTGGTCGCACAAAGCGTAGCTATGGGATTCAGCGTGCGCCAGATTACCGAGCCGCGCCATTTTTCCAGCCTGATGCTGGAAGGCGGCACCCTCAATCTGGGCCAGACCGGCTTTACGTTGCCGATTGAAGCCGATGTTCTGCAACTGAAAGCCATGGCGCTGCATGCGCAGGACGGCGACTGGCGATTGAGAGGCGAACAGGTGACGGGCGGGATTACGCCGTGGCAGCCGGAACCCGGCTATCTGCTGGGTAAAAAGGCGGCGTTCCAGCTCAGCGCGCACTCGCTGCTCCTCAACGACCTGCCGGCCAGCAAGGTATTGGTGCAAGGGCAGTTCAATAATCAGCAGCTGACGCTGGAAAACTTCGGCGCCGATGTGGCGCGAGGCGAGCTAACGGGCAACGCTTCCCGCGCGGAAGACGGCAGTTGGCTTGTCAATAACCTGCGGCTGAGCAATGTCCGGTTGCAAACCCGGCAGTCGATGGCGGATTTCTGGCAACCGGTGACTCGCTTGCCGGCGGTAACCGTCAATCGCTTTGATCTGATCGATGCCCGTATCGAAGGGCAAAACTGGGCGTTCACCGATCTGGACGTCACCCTGCAAAACGTGACCTTCCGGCAGAATGACTGGCAGAGCGACGACGGTTCGCTGTCATTCAACGCCACCGATATCGTCAACGGCAACATGCACCTGGTCGACCCAATCGTCAGTCTGGATTTGTCGAAACAGGGCGTGAATATCAAACAGTTCTCTACCCGTTGGGAAGGCGGTCTGCTGCGTACCAGCGGCAACTGGCAGCGCAGCAACCAGCGGCTGACGCTGGATGAGCTGGTGGTGGCCGGCATGGAATACACGCTGCCGGCAGACTGGCGCCAACGCTGGCAGCAAACATTGCCCGACTGGCTGGCGGAAGTGGAACTGCGGAAATTCACCGCCAATCATAACCTGCTGATTGACATCAACCCGGCGTTTCCCTTCCAGCTTACCGCGCTGGATGGCGTCGGCAGCAATCTGTTGCTGGCGCGCAACCACCAGTGGGGCGTGTGGCAAGGCGCGCTGACCCTGAACGCCAGTGACGCCACCTTCAACAAGGTCGATGTTCGCCGTCCGTCGCTGGCGCTGAACGCCAACGACAACCAGATCACTCTGACGGACCTGAGCGCGTTTACCCAGAGTGGTTTGCTGGAGGCCAAAGCGGTGATTGCGCAGCAGCCCGCCAGGGCCTTTACGCTGGATTTGACCGGCAAAGCAGTGGCGTTCGATGTCCTGACCCGCTGGGGCTGGCCTGTACCGGCAACCACGCCCACCGGCAACACCAACCTGCAGTTACACCTGAACGGCCGGCTGGAAGCGGCAAGCCCGCTTAGACCGACGCTCAACGGTACGCTGCAAGGCATTGACAGCGCCGGGCACGCCATCAGCCAGGCAATGCATCAGGGAACGACGGCAGACAGCGCGCCAGCCACGTCGACTCCGCCGCCGGCACCCGCAGCGCCAGCCGCACAGCCTTAA